The proteins below are encoded in one region of Thermosulfurimonas marina:
- a CDS encoding prenyltransferase/squalene oxidase repeat-containing protein, which yields MKKEILKFVREREKVEGGFGATPRLPATVEDTYFAVRTLEELSALTPRTLSGVRAFLEKNLPGRTTQPPVLRRWLWLARRVGLKPPEKLKDLLSGFLRRIPPRRGKPEVLSALYESALLLGLPAPEGLRKAACALRPRTLFDLYHLARVAPELLTEERLRWVLAARNPDGGFGFFPRTTSFLENTYFAVRLLTRGGRDLPQPERTRLFVERCFRKGGFARAPGGIPFLETTCYGVYLLRRLGGEI from the coding sequence ATGAAAAAAGAGATCCTCAAGTTTGTAAGGGAGAGGGAAAAGGTCGAGGGGGGCTTTGGGGCTACGCCACGGCTTCCGGCCACGGTGGAGGACACCTATTTTGCGGTGCGCACCCTGGAGGAGCTTTCCGCCCTCACCCCGAGGACCCTTTCCGGAGTCAGGGCCTTCCTGGAAAAGAACCTTCCCGGGCGCACCACTCAGCCCCCGGTCCTCAGACGCTGGCTCTGGCTGGCCCGAAGGGTGGGACTCAAGCCCCCGGAAAAACTAAAAGATCTTCTTTCCGGCTTTCTGCGCCGGATTCCTCCCCGCCGGGGAAAACCCGAGGTCCTCTCCGCCCTTTACGAGAGTGCGCTTCTTCTGGGCCTTCCGGCCCCTGAGGGTCTCCGGAAGGCCGCCTGCGCCCTCCGCCCCCGCACCCTCTTTGACCTCTACCATCTGGCGCGGGTGGCCCCGGAGCTCCTCACCGAAGAGCGTCTCCGGTGGGTGCTTGCGGCCCGCAATCCGGACGGAGGCTTCGGTTTCTTTCCCAGGACCACTTCCTTTCTGGAAAATACCTATTTTGCCGTGCGCCTCCTTACGAGAGGCGGAAGGGACCTTCCCCAGCCGGAAAGGACCCGGCTTTTCGTGGAGCGCTGTTTCCGCAAAGGGGGCTTTGCCCGGGCCCCCGGAGGGATCCCCTTTTTGGAAACGACCTGTTACGGGGTGTATCTTTTAAGACGCCTCGGAGGAGAGATCTGA
- a CDS encoding TolC family protein — protein MKPLSLILLVLFGFLSPALAGETLTLEEARHLALKANPEILARGHEVSAARAARRAEWGRLLPQVDLLAQYRRLSDPQAVIPIKGPGQFPAFSRDLYDFAFTLSLPLYEGGRLRRRVRIAELETAFRESLRRQTALDLLANVEETFYLGLYLKDLISAQEKSLEALRRLYRETRLKERLGRVPPLDRLRMETQLKAEEAALAASREALVRAKEALAVLLGRPPATDFELSGELPSAEGAPPEPDWERVLSCRPDLAAARAALSQAREAVRLAWGEHLPALELFSDYGRRAGAGLNHSEEVWEAGLRLRLNLFSGGTISSRVAEARARELAARERLRATELSARREVAAALSLLSQSLAEVEHYRAALASAREAFRVESLKYRTGAGTVTDTLLAQAAWFQAEADLHRAFFDYAKAWVAYRRATAGIAGSLLKLPCAVAQSAEKGVQP, from the coding sequence GTGAAACCTCTTAGTCTGATTCTTTTGGTCCTTTTTGGTTTTCTCTCCCCGGCCCTGGCCGGGGAGACCCTTACCCTGGAGGAGGCCCGGCATCTGGCCCTCAAGGCCAATCCGGAGATCCTGGCCCGGGGGCACGAAGTCTCTGCGGCCCGGGCCGCCCGTCGGGCAGAATGGGGAAGGCTCCTTCCCCAGGTGGATCTTCTGGCCCAGTATCGGCGCCTGAGCGATCCCCAGGCGGTGATCCCCATCAAGGGGCCCGGACAGTTCCCGGCCTTTAGTCGTGATCTTTACGATTTCGCCTTTACCCTGAGCCTTCCGCTTTACGAGGGTGGGCGTCTCCGGCGTCGGGTGCGCATTGCCGAGCTGGAGACCGCTTTTCGGGAGAGCCTCCGTCGCCAGACGGCCCTTGACCTTCTGGCCAATGTGGAGGAGACCTTCTATCTGGGTCTCTACCTTAAGGACCTCATCTCTGCCCAGGAAAAGAGCCTGGAGGCCTTGCGGAGGCTTTATCGGGAGACCCGGCTCAAGGAGCGGCTCGGAAGGGTTCCGCCCCTTGATCGTTTGCGCATGGAGACCCAGCTCAAGGCCGAGGAGGCCGCCCTTGCGGCAAGCCGCGAGGCCCTGGTGCGGGCCAAGGAGGCCCTGGCGGTCCTCCTGGGCCGGCCCCCGGCCACGGACTTTGAGCTTTCGGGGGAGCTTCCCTCAGCTGAAGGAGCCCCTCCGGAGCCGGACTGGGAGAGGGTGCTTTCCTGCCGTCCGGATCTGGCTGCGGCCCGGGCTGCCCTTTCCCAGGCCCGGGAGGCCGTGCGCCTGGCCTGGGGGGAGCACCTTCCGGCCCTGGAGCTCTTTTCCGATTATGGACGGCGCGCCGGAGCGGGGCTCAACCATAGCGAGGAGGTCTGGGAGGCGGGGCTGCGCTTACGGCTTAACCTTTTCAGCGGAGGGACCATTTCCTCCCGGGTGGCCGAGGCCCGGGCCCGGGAGCTTGCCGCCCGGGAACGCCTGCGGGCCACGGAGCTTTCCGCCCGCAGGGAGGTGGCCGCGGCCTTAAGTCTCCTTTCCCAAAGCCTGGCCGAGGTCGAGCACTACCGGGCGGCCCTGGCCAGCGCCCGGGAGGCTTTTCGGGTGGAAAGCCTCAAATACCGCACCGGAGCCGGCACGGTCACGGACACCCTCTTGGCGCAGGCGGCCTGGTTTCAGGCCGAGGCCGATCTCCACCGGGCCTTCTTTGACTATGCCAAGGCCTGGGTAGCCTACCGCCGGGCCACGGCCGGGATCGCCGGAAGCCTCCTCAAGCTTCCCTGTGCGGTAGCCCAAAGTGCCGAAAAAGGAGTCCAGCCATGA
- a CDS encoding formylmethanofuran dehydrogenase subunit E family protein has product MRRRVAILLVICFWAGAAFAAEGSTDNTPDWFFPEWAARAPNNRPIRVLDTDSPLGRYSLKTKEIGLKDLARMHGHLCDGLVMAFLGIRYALEHLFPQGVVDRTDLRVVTRNSPCFVDAATLMTGARINFMTVRMDNSLKREWIVQRISTGETYHVRLRPGVFPPNLARLEKKIKEMRKKGLPVSAELIDRYEAAMWAYNRKLLYTPVQELFEIKKAPPLQIPFSGSLWPPGRHNQQEHAPE; this is encoded by the coding sequence ATGAGAAGAAGGGTGGCTATACTTTTGGTGATCTGCTTTTGGGCGGGGGCGGCCTTCGCCGCGGAAGGGTCCACGGACAATACTCCGGACTGGTTCTTTCCGGAGTGGGCGGCCCGGGCCCCGAACAATAGGCCTATTCGAGTGCTGGATACCGACTCCCCTCTGGGGCGCTATTCCCTCAAGACCAAGGAGATCGGGCTCAAGGATCTGGCCCGCATGCACGGGCATCTCTGCGACGGGCTGGTGATGGCCTTTCTGGGTATCCGTTATGCCTTGGAGCATCTCTTTCCCCAGGGGGTGGTGGACCGCACAGACCTCCGCGTGGTCACCCGTAACAGTCCCTGCTTTGTGGACGCAGCCACCCTTATGACCGGGGCCCGGATCAACTTCATGACCGTAAGGATGGACAATTCCCTTAAAAGGGAGTGGATCGTGCAGCGCATTTCCACCGGGGAGACCTATCATGTAAGGCTCCGTCCGGGAGTCTTTCCTCCGAATTTGGCCCGATTGGAAAAAAAGATCAAAGAAATGCGCAAGAAAGGTCTGCCGGTTTCTGCTGAATTGATAGACCGTTATGAAGCTGCCATGTGGGCCTACAATCGTAAGCTCCTTTATACTCCGGTCCAAGAACTCTTTGAAATAAAAAAAGCTCCCCCATTACAAATTCCATTTTCTGGATCTCTTTGGCCCCCGGGGAGACATAATCAACAAGAACATGCCCCGGAGTAA
- a CDS encoding thioredoxin family protein: MAKEIKVLGPGCPRCESLYDHVVLALEELGLEATVEKVKDLGQIAAHGVVKTPALVVDGKVVSQGKVLSVEEIKKLLSQS; this comes from the coding sequence ATGGCCAAGGAGATTAAGGTTCTCGGTCCGGGGTGTCCGCGGTGCGAAAGCCTTTACGACCATGTGGTCCTGGCCCTGGAGGAGTTGGGCCTTGAGGCCACGGTGGAGAAGGTCAAGGATCTGGGCCAGATTGCGGCCCACGGGGTGGTGAAGACCCCGGCCCTGGTGGTGGACGGAAAGGTGGTCTCCCAGGGTAAGGTCCTTTCCGTGGAGGAGATCAAAAAGCTCCTGAGTCAGAGCTAG
- a CDS encoding efflux RND transporter permease subunit: protein MTFVERYLRNPYLVTPFLLLGVILGFLSFRKLPLNLFPDVNYPRIAVVLVWPGASAEDMADKVARPVEKELSTLDLVRKVESSSRDEVSAVSVEFDYKKGLDSAEVDVQAALNRIWASLPRGLLPPRIFRVSDATVPAVTLAVSPKPGSHLDLAKVRQIADNELREALLRIPEIAQAEVFGGYFPEVRLEVDRDRLKRYGLTLAQVLAAVYAQNRNLPAGVIYRTRDQILIKVAGERLEKRRLEDLVVAERGGAEIHLRDVARVRTLYAERLSFFHGNGRPAIGINLLRAEKGHVTEVFRALHRELPRLKKEFPELSFEIADTQENLIHTSISNMIDALRDAVILTVAVIFFFLARIRLTLLAAISIPFTYFMTFFGMRLLGFELNIVTLTAVIVAVGLLLDDAIVVMENIERHTRLGLTPRQAAISGTNEIWLADFAGTFTTVIVLIPIMFIGGYVQRVLRQFTVVLALALLASYVVSITVIPLLSQYLLKRGEEFNFLERLVSRANHLLLTPLQDFFVGLFHRARRLRVLWIPPAMILLMISMRVVMPLAGRDLMPPMDTGIIKISFETGPNLSLDQVEAIVSRMEQIIQKSPGYLRMATMVGSEPGVISFGAERTPQQGLITVHFVDRFHRKESIWEIEERLRREFSKIPGLKYAHVYDFGATPFSSIAAPVDVMISGPDPQVLDHLAEEVKSRLLKVRGLTTVSRSWDMEKREVWVILDLERLQHYGLNPLEVSQALRAAFSGAIAGILRVPGEDGYTLRVRFREEARVRLSDLRTFLLSSPRGPVPLSEVARFRLVKTLTVWQRENLLPVVDVLGYRATSAITHLQTQVNRLLAGLPLPPGYRISQEGEIKPMKEAFGRLRKALIIALILLYFSLVPTFRSFLTPVTIMVAIPLSLIGAAWALLIMGKHFCMPAMMGVILLAGVVVNNSIILIDFIEKARAAGKDRLTAIEESIRVRTRPILMTAAGTITGMLPIAAERALGLERLSPLAVVAIGGLAVSTLLTLFYVPLFYTLLEDLRNKILGRKP from the coding sequence ATGACCTTCGTTGAGCGTTATTTGCGCAATCCTTATCTGGTCACCCCCTTTCTCCTCCTGGGGGTCATTCTGGGCTTCCTGAGTTTCCGGAAGCTTCCCCTGAACCTCTTTCCGGACGTAAACTACCCGCGCATCGCCGTGGTTCTGGTCTGGCCCGGGGCCTCGGCCGAGGATATGGCCGACAAGGTGGCCCGGCCGGTGGAAAAGGAGCTTTCCACCCTGGACCTGGTGCGCAAGGTGGAGTCCTCCTCGCGGGACGAGGTCTCTGCAGTCTCCGTGGAGTTTGACTATAAGAAGGGGCTCGACTCCGCGGAGGTGGATGTGCAGGCGGCGCTGAACCGCATCTGGGCCTCCCTTCCCCGGGGGCTCCTGCCGCCCCGTATTTTTCGGGTAAGTGATGCCACGGTGCCTGCGGTTACCCTGGCCGTTTCCCCTAAGCCGGGAAGCCACCTGGATCTGGCCAAGGTGCGCCAGATCGCAGACAACGAACTGCGGGAGGCCCTGCTGCGTATTCCGGAGATCGCCCAGGCCGAGGTCTTCGGGGGGTACTTCCCGGAGGTGCGGCTGGAGGTGGACCGCGACCGCCTCAAGCGCTACGGTCTCACCTTGGCCCAGGTGCTGGCCGCAGTTTACGCCCAGAACCGCAATCTCCCCGCGGGAGTCATCTACCGTACCCGGGACCAGATCCTGATCAAGGTGGCTGGCGAACGGCTGGAAAAGCGCCGGCTGGAGGACCTGGTGGTGGCCGAAAGGGGCGGGGCGGAGATCCATCTGCGGGATGTGGCCCGGGTGCGCACCCTTTACGCCGAAAGGCTCAGTTTCTTTCATGGAAACGGTCGGCCGGCCATCGGGATCAACCTCTTGCGCGCAGAAAAAGGCCATGTGACCGAGGTCTTCCGCGCCCTTCATCGGGAGCTTCCTCGCCTGAAAAAGGAGTTTCCGGAGCTTTCCTTCGAGATCGCCGACACCCAGGAGAACCTCATTCACACCTCCATCTCCAACATGATCGATGCCCTGCGGGATGCGGTAATCCTTACCGTGGCCGTGATCTTCTTCTTCCTGGCCCGCATCCGGCTGACCCTCCTTGCGGCCATCTCCATCCCCTTCACTTACTTCATGACCTTTTTCGGCATGCGGCTCCTGGGCTTTGAGCTCAACATCGTGACCCTCACCGCGGTGATCGTGGCCGTGGGTCTTCTCCTCGATGACGCCATCGTGGTCATGGAAAACATCGAGCGCCATACCCGCCTGGGGCTTACCCCGCGTCAGGCGGCCATCTCCGGAACCAACGAGATCTGGCTGGCGGACTTTGCCGGGACCTTCACCACGGTGATCGTTCTCATTCCCATTATGTTCATCGGGGGCTACGTGCAGCGGGTCCTGCGCCAATTCACCGTGGTTTTGGCCCTGGCCCTTCTGGCCTCCTACGTGGTCTCCATCACGGTCATTCCCCTTCTCTCCCAGTACCTCCTTAAACGGGGCGAGGAATTCAACTTCCTGGAAAGGCTGGTCTCCCGGGCCAATCATCTTCTTCTAACCCCGCTTCAGGACTTTTTCGTGGGTCTTTTCCACCGGGCCAGGCGCCTGCGGGTGCTCTGGATCCCTCCGGCCATGATCCTCCTCATGATCTCCATGCGGGTGGTGATGCCCCTTGCCGGTCGGGACCTCATGCCTCCCATGGACACGGGGATCATCAAGATTTCCTTTGAGACGGGGCCCAATCTCTCCCTGGACCAGGTGGAGGCCATCGTAAGCCGCATGGAGCAGATCATCCAGAAGTCGCCGGGCTATCTGCGCATGGCCACCATGGTGGGAAGTGAGCCGGGGGTGATCAGCTTCGGGGCCGAGCGCACCCCTCAGCAGGGCCTCATCACCGTCCATTTCGTGGACCGCTTCCACCGTAAGGAGAGTATCTGGGAGATCGAAGAGCGCCTGCGCCGGGAGTTTTCCAAGATCCCCGGCCTCAAGTATGCCCATGTTTACGATTTCGGGGCCACGCCCTTTTCCTCCATCGCCGCCCCGGTGGACGTGATGATCAGTGGTCCGGACCCTCAAGTGCTCGATCACTTGGCCGAGGAGGTGAAGTCCCGGCTCCTTAAAGTGCGGGGGCTGACCACGGTCTCCCGTAGTTGGGATATGGAAAAGCGTGAGGTCTGGGTGATCCTGGATCTCGAACGCCTCCAACACTACGGTTTAAATCCTCTTGAGGTCTCCCAGGCCCTGCGAGCGGCCTTCTCCGGAGCTATAGCCGGCATATTGCGCGTCCCGGGAGAGGACGGCTACACCCTCCGGGTGCGCTTTCGGGAGGAGGCCCGGGTGCGGCTTTCGGATCTGCGCACCTTCCTCCTTTCCAGTCCCCGCGGGCCGGTGCCCCTTTCGGAAGTGGCCCGTTTTCGCCTGGTGAAGACCCTCACCGTATGGCAGCGGGAAAACCTTCTGCCGGTGGTGGATGTTCTGGGCTACCGGGCCACTTCGGCCATCACCCATCTCCAGACCCAGGTGAATCGCCTCCTGGCGGGCCTTCCTCTCCCTCCGGGCTACCGCATAAGCCAGGAGGGGGAGATCAAACCCATGAAAGAGGCCTTCGGGCGCCTGCGCAAGGCCCTGATTATTGCCCTCATCCTCCTCTACTTCTCCCTGGTTCCCACCTTTCGGTCCTTCCTTACCCCGGTGACCATCATGGTGGCCATACCCCTTTCCCTCATCGGGGCGGCCTGGGCGCTACTCATTATGGGCAAGCACTTCTGTATGCCGGCCATGATGGGGGTGATCCTTCTGGCAGGGGTCGTGGTCAACAACTCCATCATCCTTATCGACTTTATTGAGAAGGCCCGGGCCGCGGGCAAGGACCGACTCACGGCCATTGAGGAATCCATCCGGGTGCGCACCCGGCCCATCCTCATGACCGCCGCAGGAACCATCACCGGCATGCTCCCTATTGCCGCCGAAAGGGCCCTGGGCCTGGAAAGGTTGTCACCACTTGCGGTGGTGGCCATCGGGGGTCTGGCGGTTTCCACCTTGCTAACCCTCTTTTACGTGCCTCTCTTTTATACCCTGCTGGAGGACCTGCGAAATAAGATCCTCGGGAGGAAGCCATGA
- a CDS encoding ABC transporter ATP-binding protein, with product MIQLELRGVSKSYLRGRVPALRKVDLALPRGKFLAVLGPSGCGKSTLLRLVAGLEEPDRGEIFIAGRRVDGVPPARRNVAMVFQNYALYPHFTVYQNIALGLKLRGFPRQEIDRRVREVARLLGLEDLLERYPRELSGGQQQRTALARALVREPEVFLLDEPLSNLDAQIREETRSELKRLFRRLEATVLYVTHDQIEALTMADLVAVMESGEIRQLGPPEEVYHRPAHRFVARFVGLPRINFFKGHLEDGIFTSEEGDLRFPLEVSYQGPIEVGLRPEDLRPGKGEITLKGKVVLVEPLGPQKVLFLRTGSREIRALVPEDFPVSLGQELEFHGEPRNLHLFDPVTGKRLRT from the coding sequence ATGATCCAGCTTGAACTGCGAGGAGTCTCCAAGAGCTATCTCCGAGGGCGGGTCCCGGCCCTGCGAAAGGTGGATCTGGCCCTTCCCCGGGGGAAGTTTCTAGCGGTCCTCGGGCCTTCGGGTTGTGGAAAGAGCACCCTCCTGCGGCTGGTGGCCGGACTGGAGGAGCCGGACAGAGGCGAGATCTTCATCGCCGGACGCAGAGTAGACGGGGTGCCCCCGGCCCGACGCAACGTGGCCATGGTCTTTCAGAATTACGCCCTTTATCCTCATTTCACCGTCTATCAGAACATCGCCCTGGGCCTCAAGCTCCGGGGCTTTCCCCGCCAGGAGATAGACCGGCGGGTGCGGGAGGTAGCCCGCCTTTTGGGCCTTGAGGACCTCCTTGAACGCTATCCCCGGGAGCTTTCTGGAGGCCAGCAGCAACGCACGGCCCTGGCCCGGGCCCTGGTGCGGGAGCCGGAGGTCTTCCTCCTGGACGAACCCTTGAGCAACCTCGATGCCCAGATCCGGGAGGAGACCCGCAGCGAACTGAAGCGCCTTTTCCGGAGGCTTGAGGCCACGGTCCTTTACGTGACCCACGACCAAATCGAGGCCCTGACCATGGCCGATCTGGTAGCGGTGATGGAAAGTGGGGAGATTCGCCAGCTGGGCCCCCCGGAAGAAGTCTACCATCGACCCGCCCACCGCTTTGTGGCCCGTTTCGTGGGGCTTCCTCGGATCAATTTCTTTAAAGGACACCTCGAGGACGGAATCTTTACCTCCGAGGAGGGAGACCTGCGCTTTCCCCTAGAGGTTTCTTATCAAGGTCCGATAGAGGTAGGCCTGCGGCCGGAAGACTTAAGACCCGGAAAGGGAGAGATAACCCTCAAAGGAAAGGTGGTCCTGGTGGAGCCCCTGGGCCCGCAAAAGGTCCTTTTCCTGAGGACAGGCTCCCGGGAGATCCGGGCCCTGGTCCCGGAAGACTTCCCGGTCTCTCTGGGCCAGGAGCTGGAATTTCATGGCGAGCCCCGAAATCTCCATCTCTTTGACCCGGTTACCGGGAAGCGCCTTCGGACATGA
- a CDS encoding efflux RND transporter periplasmic adaptor subunit, with translation MKRFFRILVPVFVLILLVAGGVRLIKRRRAALRKLPPPQAAPLPLEAARVQVGPFEVTEHYLGEIRPFLSARLSSRLSGYLLEVRKYEGDPVRKSEVLARIDDHELQARIQSLERQVAAAEAEFLARKHTFERDRVLYQNRAISQEAFENSRAAFKKAEATLHTLRAELASARADLTYTLIRAPFSGVITRRLKEPGDLVTPGTPILEMEAPEKGYRIFVSVPQARAAALRAGTRAYLREDRQRLPVKVFRVHPAVGAGELATVEIRVAKRPFGLPSGARVGVDLVVKDLPRAAIVPLKSLLENVNRAYVFRLRPEKGALAQVEVVPVRVLGRSGERVAVSGALSQGDLVAVAEESTLLRLHPGEVVRVVP, from the coding sequence ATGAAGCGTTTTTTCAGGATCCTGGTGCCCGTTTTCGTTTTGATCCTTCTGGTGGCCGGAGGGGTGAGGCTCATCAAAAGGCGCCGGGCGGCTTTAAGGAAGCTCCCTCCGCCCCAGGCTGCGCCCCTGCCCCTTGAGGCCGCCCGGGTGCAGGTGGGGCCCTTTGAGGTCACGGAGCACTACCTGGGGGAGATCCGGCCCTTCCTTTCCGCGCGCCTCTCCTCCCGTCTTTCCGGCTATCTCCTTGAGGTGCGGAAGTACGAGGGGGACCCAGTGAGAAAGAGCGAGGTGCTTGCCCGCATCGACGACCACGAACTTCAGGCCCGCATCCAGAGCCTTGAAAGACAGGTGGCCGCGGCGGAGGCCGAATTCCTGGCTCGCAAACACACCTTCGAACGCGACCGGGTCCTTTACCAGAACCGGGCCATCTCTCAGGAGGCCTTTGAGAATTCCCGGGCGGCCTTCAAAAAGGCGGAGGCCACTTTGCACACCCTTCGGGCGGAACTGGCCTCGGCCCGGGCCGATCTAACCTATACCCTGATCCGGGCCCCATTTTCGGGGGTGATCACCCGCAGGCTCAAAGAGCCCGGGGACCTGGTGACCCCGGGGACCCCCATCCTGGAAATGGAGGCTCCGGAGAAGGGCTACCGCATCTTTGTCTCCGTACCCCAGGCGCGGGCGGCGGCCCTCCGAGCGGGAACCCGGGCTTATCTCCGAGAGGACAGACAAAGGCTTCCGGTGAAGGTCTTCAGGGTGCATCCGGCGGTGGGGGCCGGGGAATTGGCCACGGTGGAGATCCGGGTGGCGAAGCGGCCCTTCGGGCTTCCCTCCGGGGCCCGGGTGGGGGTGGACCTGGTGGTCAAAGATCTGCCCCGGGCCGCCATCGTGCCCCTTAAGAGTCTTCTGGAAAATGTGAATCGGGCCTACGTTTTCCGTTTAAGGCCGGAGAAGGGAGCGCTCGCCCAGGTGGAGGTGGTGCCGGTGAGGGTCCTGGGTCGCTCCGGGGAAAGGGTGGCGGTCTCCGGGGCCCTTTCCCAGGGGGATCTGGTGGCCGTGGCCGAGGAATCTACCCTCCTTCGCCTTCATCCGGGGGAAGTGGTGAGGGTGGTGCCATGA
- a CDS encoding arsenate reductase ArsC, which yields MAKRVLFVCTENACRSQMAEALANHFFRDRVRAFSAGVRPKEVHPLAREVLSELGIETSGLRSKHLDEFSGEEFDLVVTLCDSAAAECPYFPGARRRIHLPFPDPSREGTPEAFRRVRDLILAELRKLFEKEGHYGGT from the coding sequence ATGGCGAAGAGGGTCCTTTTTGTCTGCACGGAAAACGCCTGTCGGTCTCAGATGGCCGAGGCCCTGGCCAACCACTTTTTCAGGGACCGGGTTCGGGCCTTTTCCGCCGGGGTGCGTCCCAAGGAGGTGCACCCCCTGGCCCGGGAGGTCCTTTCCGAGCTGGGGATCGAGACCTCGGGCCTGCGTAGCAAGCACCTTGACGAGTTTTCCGGGGAGGAATTCGACCTGGTGGTTACCCTTTGCGATTCTGCGGCCGCGGAATGTCCCTACTTTCCCGGGGCCCGGCGGCGGATCCATCTTCCCTTTCCGGATCCGTCCCGGGAGGGCACGCCCGAGGCCTTCCGGCGGGTGCGGGATCTGATCCTGGCCGAACTCCGCAAACTTTTCGAGAAGGAGGGGCATTATGGCGGAACGTAA